In Antedon mediterranea chromosome 10, ecAntMedi1.1, whole genome shotgun sequence, one genomic interval encodes:
- the LOC140061332 gene encoding calpain-5-like produces the protein MAKSIKLNTICGQNYADLIEDSQYNRDNLFKDPCFKACNESIFIKEDTYLFDLYERRNDIRWLRPKEILEGKQEPFFFKDGASFNEVILARDEGLANASFMNALAGMTLVPSVLNYVCPEQSFKDDYKGIFRFRFWRFGSWYEIVIDDQLPTLDGKLMFSHCQSKDEFWAPLMEKALAK, from the exons ATGGCTAAGTCCATCAAATTAAACACAATTTGTGGCCAAAACTACGCCGATCTGATAGAAGATAGTCAGTACAATAGGGACAACCTATTCAAAGATCCATGTTTTAAGGCATGTAACGAGTCTATATTCATTAAAGAAGATACATATTTGTTTGACTTATACGAGAGGCGAAATGACATCAGGTGGCTACGTCCAAAA GAAATCTTAGAAGGCAAGCAGGAACCCTTCTTTTTTAAAGATGGAGCATCCTTTAATGAGGTTATTTTAGCCAGAGACGAGGGCCTTG CAAACGCGTCATTCATGAATGCATTGGCAGGGATGACGCTTGTTCCGTCCGTACTCAACTACGTCTGTCCAGAACAGTCGTTCAAAGACGACTATAAAGGCATCTTTAGATTCAGATTTTGGAGATTTGGATCCTGGTATGAAATTGTCATTGACGATCAACTGCCAACACTGGATGGTAAACTGATGTTCAGTCACTGCCAATCAAAAGATGAATTCTGGGCTCCTCTCATGGAAAAGGCATTGGCAAAGTAA
- the LOC140060193 gene encoding calpain-1 catalytic subunit-like isoform X3 — translation MNALAGMTLVPSVLNYVCPEQSFKDDYKGIFRFRFWRFGSWYEIVIDDQLPTLDGKLMFSRCQSKDEFWAPLMEKALAKLLLRYEAMDCTFDIPEALIDLSGGTVERVDMSDFTEAILRSKLMMWRKTGSLVTGLLNDENLDLCGLQLQSMYILSGSVKHVTYDNNGKMNSASIIRILSTERCEWTGPWGDKSEEMKSLDKDTMKKFGIKSELDGDFWMVLKDILHRFNELRILHIPPELSDKDVKWHVTEHLNKWQKGSTAMGRYENNKENFHKNPQYNIQVDNNGDLVVVSLMAVGKDREESGWEDSDLGFDMYKTENGCPVDMEFIQASKPLHSFEHKRGIREAALFMDLGPGNYVIIPSTFEKDKEYPFLLRFFCRAFSKTKSANSTSFYTSTLSENKTLDPMMVEIIQSVFEEYAGEDGLMDNSELDNFFVRWKQENIIPSDISHETSAAIASLFDEDDSRKLSVNEGIAIGAWSFYCDMMFLRADKDESKTLDVSELRDALSRAGLKTSDAVLQHLVSRYVGSDNKITYDKFFLMVSKIRYVIRKFEKLGGTNEKSLEFTLEDLLEICAKL, via the exons ATGAATGCATTGGCAGGGATGACGCTTGTTCCGTCCGTACTCAACTACGTCTGTCCAGAACAGTCGTTCAAAGACGACTATAAAGGCATCTTTAGATTCAGATTTTGGAGATTTGGATCCTGGTATGAAATTGTCATTGACGATCAACTGCCAACACTGGATGGTAAACTGATGTTCAGTCGCTGCCAATCAAAAGATGAATTCTGGGCTCCTCTCATGGAAAAGGCATTGGCAAA GCTTTTATTACGTTACGAGGCGATGGATTGTACATTTGATATCCCTGAAGCTTTGATTGATCTATCTGGTGGTACTGTTGAGAGAGTAGATATGTCTGACTTCACAGAGGCTATACTTCGTTCCAAGTTGATGATGTGGAGAAAAACTGGATCACTTGTGACCGGCCTTTTAAATGACGAGAATCTTGATTTGTGCGGTCTTCAACTACAGAGCATGTACATTCTATCTGGAAGTGTAAAACAC GTAACGTATGACAACAATGGTAAAATGAACTCTGCAAGTATCATCAGAATTCTAAGCACAGAACGCTGTGAATGGACTGGACCATGGGGTGACAa GTCAGAAGAAATGAAATCTTTGGATAAAGATACCATGAAAAAGTTTGGTATAAAAAGTGAGCTCGATGGTGATTTCTG GATGGTTCTCAAAGACATCCTGCACAGATTCAACGAGCTGAGAATTCTTCACATCCCACCAGAGCTGTCTGACAAAGATGTGAAATGGCACGTGACTGAACATTTGAATAAATGGCAAAAAGGTTCAACTGCTATGGGAcgttatgaaaataataaagaaa ATTTCCACAAGAACCCCCAGTACAACATACAAGTTGACAATAATGGTGATTTAGTGGTTGTCTCTCTGATGGCAGTTGGCAAAGACAGAGAAGAATCCGGGTGGGAAGACTCTGATCTCGGGTTTGATATGTACAAA ACAGAAAATGGATGTCCAGTGGATATGGAGTTCATACAAGCAAGCAAACCACTACACTCATTTGAACACAAACGAGGAATACGAGAAGCTGCTCTGTTCATGGATCTTGGTCCGGGTAATTACGTCATCATTCCTTCAACGTTTGAAAAGGACAAAGAATATCCGTTCCTTTTGCGTTTCTTTTGCAGAGCTTTTTCAAAGACCAA atCGGCAAACAGCACATCGTTTTACACTTCAACGTTATCAGAG aaTAAAACGCTTGACCCAATGATGGTTGAAATCATTCAATCAGTCTTTGAAGAATATGCTGGAGAG GACGGGTTGATGGACAACTCAGAACTGGATAACTTCTTTGTACGTTGGAAACAAGAAA ATATCATTCCTTCTGATATATCACATGAGACGTCGGCAGCTATTGCCTCACTGTTTGAC GAAGACGATTCTCGGAAACTTTCTGTCAATGAAGGCATTGCTATTGGAGCATGGTCATTTTACTGTGAT ATGATGTTTCTTCGAGCTGATAAGGACGAAAGCAAAACTCTTGATGTGAGCGAGTTACGAGATGCATTGTCACGAGCAG GTCTTAAAACCAGTGACGCTGTACTGCAGCACCTAGTGAGCCGGTACGTTGGCAGTGATAATAAGATTACATACGACAAATTTTTCCTAATGGTTTCAAAGATTCGCTACGTTATCA GAAAATTTGAAAAGCTCGGTGGAACAAATGAGAAATCTCTGGAATTTACACTTGAAGAC ttgctCGAAATATGTGCCAAGCTTTAA
- the LOC140060193 gene encoding calpain-1 catalytic subunit-like isoform X1, which produces MAKSIKLNTICGQNYADLIEDSQYNRDNLFKDPCFKACNESIFIKEDTYLFDLYERRNDIRWLRPKEILEGKQEPFFFKDGASFNEVILARDEGLANASFMNALAGMTLVPSVLNYVCPEQSFKDDYKGIFRFRFWRFGSWYEIVIDDQLPTLDGKLMFSRCQSKDEFWAPLMEKALAKLLLRYEAMDCTFDIPEALIDLSGGTVERVDMSDFTEAILRSKLMMWRKTGSLVTGLLNDENLDLCGLQLQSMYILSGSVKHVTYDNNGKMNSASIIRILSTERCEWTGPWGDKSEEMKSLDKDTMKKFGIKSELDGDFWMVLKDILHRFNELRILHIPPELSDKDVKWHVTEHLNKWQKGSTAMGRYENNKENFHKNPQYNIQVDNNGDLVVVSLMAVGKDREESGWEDSDLGFDMYKTENGCPVDMEFIQASKPLHSFEHKRGIREAALFMDLGPGNYVIIPSTFEKDKEYPFLLRFFCRAFSKTKSANSTSFYTSTLSENKTLDPMMVEIIQSVFEEYAGEDGLMDNSELDNFFVRWKQENIIPSDISHETSAAIASLFDEDDSRKLSVNEGIAIGAWSFYCDMMFLRADKDESKTLDVSELRDALSRAGLKTSDAVLQHLVSRYVGSDNKITYDKFFLMVSKIRYVIRKFEKLGGTNEKSLEFTLEDLLEICAKL; this is translated from the exons ATGGCTAAGTCCATCAAATTAAACACAATTTGTGGCCAAAACTACGCCGATCTGATAGAAGATAGTCAGTACAATAGGGACAACCTATTCAAAGATCCATGTTTTAAGGCATGTAACGAGTCTATATTCATTAAAGAAGATACATATTTGTTTGACTTATACGAGAGGCGAAATGACATCAGGTGGCTACGTCCAAAA GAAATCTTAGAAGGCAAGCAGGAACCCTTCTTTTTTAAAGATGGAGCATCCTTTAATGAGGTTATTTTAGCCAGAGACGAGGGCCTTG CAAACGCGTCATTCATGAATGCATTGGCAGGGATGACGCTTGTTCCGTCCGTACTCAACTACGTCTGTCCAGAACAGTCGTTCAAAGACGACTATAAAGGCATCTTTAGATTCAGATTTTGGAGATTTGGATCCTGGTATGAAATTGTCATTGACGATCAACTGCCAACACTGGATGGTAAACTGATGTTCAGTCGCTGCCAATCAAAAGATGAATTCTGGGCTCCTCTCATGGAAAAGGCATTGGCAAA GCTTTTATTACGTTACGAGGCGATGGATTGTACATTTGATATCCCTGAAGCTTTGATTGATCTATCTGGTGGTACTGTTGAGAGAGTAGATATGTCTGACTTCACAGAGGCTATACTTCGTTCCAAGTTGATGATGTGGAGAAAAACTGGATCACTTGTGACCGGCCTTTTAAATGACGAGAATCTTGATTTGTGCGGTCTTCAACTACAGAGCATGTACATTCTATCTGGAAGTGTAAAACAC GTAACGTATGACAACAATGGTAAAATGAACTCTGCAAGTATCATCAGAATTCTAAGCACAGAACGCTGTGAATGGACTGGACCATGGGGTGACAa GTCAGAAGAAATGAAATCTTTGGATAAAGATACCATGAAAAAGTTTGGTATAAAAAGTGAGCTCGATGGTGATTTCTG GATGGTTCTCAAAGACATCCTGCACAGATTCAACGAGCTGAGAATTCTTCACATCCCACCAGAGCTGTCTGACAAAGATGTGAAATGGCACGTGACTGAACATTTGAATAAATGGCAAAAAGGTTCAACTGCTATGGGAcgttatgaaaataataaagaaa ATTTCCACAAGAACCCCCAGTACAACATACAAGTTGACAATAATGGTGATTTAGTGGTTGTCTCTCTGATGGCAGTTGGCAAAGACAGAGAAGAATCCGGGTGGGAAGACTCTGATCTCGGGTTTGATATGTACAAA ACAGAAAATGGATGTCCAGTGGATATGGAGTTCATACAAGCAAGCAAACCACTACACTCATTTGAACACAAACGAGGAATACGAGAAGCTGCTCTGTTCATGGATCTTGGTCCGGGTAATTACGTCATCATTCCTTCAACGTTTGAAAAGGACAAAGAATATCCGTTCCTTTTGCGTTTCTTTTGCAGAGCTTTTTCAAAGACCAA atCGGCAAACAGCACATCGTTTTACACTTCAACGTTATCAGAG aaTAAAACGCTTGACCCAATGATGGTTGAAATCATTCAATCAGTCTTTGAAGAATATGCTGGAGAG GACGGGTTGATGGACAACTCAGAACTGGATAACTTCTTTGTACGTTGGAAACAAGAAA ATATCATTCCTTCTGATATATCACATGAGACGTCGGCAGCTATTGCCTCACTGTTTGAC GAAGACGATTCTCGGAAACTTTCTGTCAATGAAGGCATTGCTATTGGAGCATGGTCATTTTACTGTGAT ATGATGTTTCTTCGAGCTGATAAGGACGAAAGCAAAACTCTTGATGTGAGCGAGTTACGAGATGCATTGTCACGAGCAG GTCTTAAAACCAGTGACGCTGTACTGCAGCACCTAGTGAGCCGGTACGTTGGCAGTGATAATAAGATTACATACGACAAATTTTTCCTAATGGTTTCAAAGATTCGCTACGTTATCA GAAAATTTGAAAAGCTCGGTGGAACAAATGAGAAATCTCTGGAATTTACACTTGAAGAC ttgctCGAAATATGTGCCAAGCTTTAA
- the LOC140060193 gene encoding calpain-1 catalytic subunit-like isoform X2, with translation MAKSIKLNTICGQNYADLIEDSQYNRDNLFKDPCFKACNESIFIKEDTYLFDLYERRNDIRWLRPKEILEGKQEPFFFKDGASFNEVILARDEGLANASFMNALAGMTLVPSVLNYVCPEQSFKDDYKGIFRFRFWRFGSWYEIVIDDQLPTLDGKLMFSRCQSKDEFWAPLMEKALAKLLLRYEAMDCTFDIPEALIDLSGGTVERVDMSDFTEAILRSKLMMWRKTGSLVTGLLNDENLDLCGLQLQSMYILSGSVKHVTYDNNGKMNSASIIRILSTERCEWTGPWGDKSEEMKSLDKDTMKKFGIKSELDGDFWMVLKDILHRFNELRILHIPPELSDKDVKWHVTEHLNKWQKGSTAMGRYENNKENFHKNPQYNIQVDNNGDLVVVSLMAVGKDREESGWEDSDLGFDMYKTENGCPVDMEFIQASKPLHSFEHKRGIREAALFMDLGPGNYVIIPSTFEKDKEYPFLLRFFCRAFSKTKSANSTSFYTSTLSENKTLDPMMVEIIQSVFEEYAGEDGLMDNSELDNFFVRWKQENIIPSDISHETSAAIASLFDEDDSRKLSVNEGIAIGAWSFYCDV, from the exons ATGGCTAAGTCCATCAAATTAAACACAATTTGTGGCCAAAACTACGCCGATCTGATAGAAGATAGTCAGTACAATAGGGACAACCTATTCAAAGATCCATGTTTTAAGGCATGTAACGAGTCTATATTCATTAAAGAAGATACATATTTGTTTGACTTATACGAGAGGCGAAATGACATCAGGTGGCTACGTCCAAAA GAAATCTTAGAAGGCAAGCAGGAACCCTTCTTTTTTAAAGATGGAGCATCCTTTAATGAGGTTATTTTAGCCAGAGACGAGGGCCTTG CAAACGCGTCATTCATGAATGCATTGGCAGGGATGACGCTTGTTCCGTCCGTACTCAACTACGTCTGTCCAGAACAGTCGTTCAAAGACGACTATAAAGGCATCTTTAGATTCAGATTTTGGAGATTTGGATCCTGGTATGAAATTGTCATTGACGATCAACTGCCAACACTGGATGGTAAACTGATGTTCAGTCGCTGCCAATCAAAAGATGAATTCTGGGCTCCTCTCATGGAAAAGGCATTGGCAAA GCTTTTATTACGTTACGAGGCGATGGATTGTACATTTGATATCCCTGAAGCTTTGATTGATCTATCTGGTGGTACTGTTGAGAGAGTAGATATGTCTGACTTCACAGAGGCTATACTTCGTTCCAAGTTGATGATGTGGAGAAAAACTGGATCACTTGTGACCGGCCTTTTAAATGACGAGAATCTTGATTTGTGCGGTCTTCAACTACAGAGCATGTACATTCTATCTGGAAGTGTAAAACAC GTAACGTATGACAACAATGGTAAAATGAACTCTGCAAGTATCATCAGAATTCTAAGCACAGAACGCTGTGAATGGACTGGACCATGGGGTGACAa GTCAGAAGAAATGAAATCTTTGGATAAAGATACCATGAAAAAGTTTGGTATAAAAAGTGAGCTCGATGGTGATTTCTG GATGGTTCTCAAAGACATCCTGCACAGATTCAACGAGCTGAGAATTCTTCACATCCCACCAGAGCTGTCTGACAAAGATGTGAAATGGCACGTGACTGAACATTTGAATAAATGGCAAAAAGGTTCAACTGCTATGGGAcgttatgaaaataataaagaaa ATTTCCACAAGAACCCCCAGTACAACATACAAGTTGACAATAATGGTGATTTAGTGGTTGTCTCTCTGATGGCAGTTGGCAAAGACAGAGAAGAATCCGGGTGGGAAGACTCTGATCTCGGGTTTGATATGTACAAA ACAGAAAATGGATGTCCAGTGGATATGGAGTTCATACAAGCAAGCAAACCACTACACTCATTTGAACACAAACGAGGAATACGAGAAGCTGCTCTGTTCATGGATCTTGGTCCGGGTAATTACGTCATCATTCCTTCAACGTTTGAAAAGGACAAAGAATATCCGTTCCTTTTGCGTTTCTTTTGCAGAGCTTTTTCAAAGACCAA atCGGCAAACAGCACATCGTTTTACACTTCAACGTTATCAGAG aaTAAAACGCTTGACCCAATGATGGTTGAAATCATTCAATCAGTCTTTGAAGAATATGCTGGAGAG GACGGGTTGATGGACAACTCAGAACTGGATAACTTCTTTGTACGTTGGAAACAAGAAA ATATCATTCCTTCTGATATATCACATGAGACGTCGGCAGCTATTGCCTCACTGTTTGAC GAAGACGATTCTCGGAAACTTTCTGTCAATGAAGGCATTGCTATTGGAGCATGGTCATTTTACTGTGAT GTATGA